The Leptospiraceae bacterium genome includes a region encoding these proteins:
- a CDS encoding histidine phosphatase family protein, giving the protein MKKEIYLFRHGQSQANAERKRTIPFPFLFRIFRKLLGFHFTLKLIQIIDKIRGYKNSYPLIDKDIPLVELGEFQALMTGKILATKSIFPDLILCSDFLRARQTTDGILNGIKAVTGKNYTNKILYSKLIVERNGGINFGYPLFYYPVLFPEVNKIYKKKSKYDFCPPGGESIRELRENRIPALLDILSHLNFETLFIVAHGITNSSILSLLTEEDIELVNLSCPNLGVYHFLWEENSGKWILDENFKKGLPIDPSIPITN; this is encoded by the coding sequence ATGAAAAAAGAAATTTACCTTTTCCGTCACGGACAATCACAAGCAAATGCTGAGAGAAAACGAACTATTCCGTTTCCGTTCCTGTTTCGCATATTTCGAAAATTATTAGGATTTCATTTTACTCTAAAATTAATTCAAATCATAGATAAGATTAGAGGATATAAAAACAGTTATCCGCTAATCGACAAAGATATCCCATTAGTAGAACTTGGAGAATTCCAAGCACTTATGACCGGCAAAATTCTAGCTACAAAAAGTATTTTTCCTGATTTAATACTTTGTTCCGATTTTTTAAGAGCCAGACAAACGACAGACGGAATATTAAATGGGATAAAGGCAGTTACAGGAAAAAACTATACAAATAAAATACTGTATTCAAAATTAATAGTAGAAAGAAATGGTGGGATAAACTTCGGGTATCCCTTGTTTTACTACCCTGTATTATTTCCGGAAGTAAATAAAATTTATAAAAAGAAAAGTAAATATGATTTTTGTCCTCCGGGCGGAGAAAGTATTAGAGAGTTAAGAGAAAATAGAATTCCGGCACTCCTAGATATACTATCGCATTTAAATTTTGAAACTTTGTTTATTGTTGCGCATGGTATCACGAACTCATCCATACTTTCCCTTCTTACCGAAGAGGATATAGAATTGGTAAACCTAAGCTGTCCTAACCTTGGTGTTTACCACTTCCTTTGGGAAGAAAATAGCGGCAAATGGATATTAGATGAAAACTTTAAAAAAGGATTACCAATTGATCCTTCCATTCCCATTACCAACTAA
- a CDS encoding adenylate/guanylate cyclase domain-containing protein, producing the protein MKPKTENYEIYTLFQKDIEKEIMKGEVARAKFLSAIFFTAASFFCIFPIFTPEAYKAIFTEKFNPYLPPVFFSCVSFYFFIHNKLFKKWNSNNRSIPTIPRYLNALIETSLPSCAILYIGSIREPAIYVMLTPPVFVYFLFIIVSALQLNFKLTVFTGIVAATEYFAITLFFHYKSQGMPTEVFISSIQSHIAKTVFMLFAGIIVGYVTSQIERRLLNSFKILEERNRVTGIFGQHVSPAVVEKLLSQKEFISEVKLVCMLFFDIRDFTKFSENRNPEEVVNYLNTIFDFAIDIINQNGGIINKFLGDGFMAVFGAPISSGDDIKNAVNASLQIINKTKEEIRSERIPNTEIGIGLHSGNAVTGNVGSSLRKEYTIIGDVVNLASRIEQLNKNYSSQLLVSEDVWNALSGYEGIALGDVAIKGREKPVKIYKLA; encoded by the coding sequence ATGAAACCAAAAACAGAGAATTACGAAATCTACACATTATTCCAAAAAGACATCGAAAAGGAAATCATGAAAGGAGAAGTAGCGCGAGCAAAGTTTTTGTCTGCCATTTTTTTCACGGCAGCTTCATTTTTTTGCATATTTCCGATATTCACACCTGAAGCCTATAAAGCCATATTTACTGAAAAGTTTAATCCTTATTTGCCTCCAGTATTTTTTTCCTGTGTATCTTTTTATTTTTTTATTCACAATAAACTATTTAAAAAATGGAATTCCAATAATCGTTCTATTCCAACTATCCCACGGTATTTGAATGCGTTAATCGAGACAAGTTTGCCTTCCTGTGCTATTTTATATATTGGTAGTATTAGAGAACCAGCAATCTATGTAATGCTCACACCTCCCGTTTTCGTATACTTTCTTTTTATTATTGTTTCAGCTTTGCAATTGAATTTTAAACTTACCGTATTTACAGGAATAGTTGCGGCTACGGAATATTTTGCGATTACTTTATTTTTTCACTATAAATCCCAAGGAATGCCTACGGAAGTTTTTATTTCCTCCATTCAATCCCATATAGCAAAAACTGTATTTATGCTTTTTGCTGGAATTATAGTAGGTTATGTAACTTCACAAATCGAACGAAGATTATTGAATTCATTTAAAATTTTAGAAGAAAGAAACCGAGTAACTGGCATTTTCGGTCAACATGTTTCGCCTGCCGTCGTAGAAAAACTATTAAGCCAAAAAGAATTTATCAGCGAAGTAAAACTCGTATGTATGTTATTCTTCGATATACGAGATTTCACTAAATTTTCGGAGAATAGAAATCCAGAAGAAGTAGTGAACTATCTTAATACTATTTTTGATTTTGCAATTGATATAATTAATCAAAATGGCGGTATTATTAATAAATTTTTAGGAGATGGTTTTATGGCAGTTTTTGGGGCACCAATCTCTAGCGGGGATGACATTAAAAATGCAGTAAATGCATCACTTCAAATCATCAATAAAACCAAAGAGGAAATACGTTCCGAAAGAATTCCAAATACAGAGATCGGAATAGGTCTCCATTCAGGAAATGCGGTTACGGGTAACGTTGGTTCTTCTCTTCGTAAGGAATATACAATTATAGGAGACGTCGTAAACTTAGCTTCCCGAATTGAACAACTCAACAAAAATTACTCTTCACAACTTCTAGTTTCTGAAGATGTCTGGAATGCTTTAAGTGGTTACGAAGGAATAGCCCTTGGAGATGTAGCAATCAAAGGCAGAGAAAAACCAGTGAAAATTTATAAATTGGCATAA
- a CDS encoding fructosamine kinase family protein, whose amino-acid sequence MIKLIEQGLDFLNFDKRNCSISFLTQSCFPIYKVYLPKENHNLAVKILNEKEIAVSELNSLKYLKEKKCPVPNTYRIFSNDKNFLLFMDYVEEQNNSDKQKKLIATLKILFGNTNAKWGFDDNNYIGGLHQKNSFHESFDSFYWQTRIEPQLRLCFENKIFDLSFFQKTEKLILKKISDWNLNSATPRLIHGDLWSGNILFGDKAYLIDPSISYAHPEQDLAMLDLFGSPLDFLHLNILLTEIGSAPDFQNRIPFWQIYPLLVHVNLFGGNYIHRTKDVISRLEKI is encoded by the coding sequence ATGATTAAACTTATAGAACAAGGATTAGATTTTTTAAATTTTGATAAAAGAAATTGTTCCATTTCCTTTTTAACACAAAGTTGTTTTCCAATTTATAAAGTTTACCTTCCTAAAGAAAATCATAATTTAGCAGTAAAAATTTTAAATGAAAAAGAAATAGCTGTTTCTGAACTAAATAGTCTAAAATATCTAAAAGAAAAAAAGTGTCCCGTTCCAAACACCTACAGAATTTTCTCAAACGATAAAAATTTTCTCCTATTTATGGATTATGTGGAAGAACAAAATAATTCAGACAAACAAAAAAAACTAATTGCCACTTTAAAAATCCTTTTTGGAAACACGAACGCAAAATGGGGATTTGACGACAATAATTATATAGGCGGTTTACACCAAAAAAATTCCTTCCACGAAAGTTTCGATTCTTTCTATTGGCAAACCAGAATAGAACCCCAACTTAGACTTTGTTTCGAAAATAAAATTTTCGATCTTTCGTTCTTTCAAAAAACAGAAAAACTTATTCTCAAAAAAATTTCTGACTGGAACTTAAATTCAGCAACTCCAAGACTCATTCATGGTGATCTATGGAGCGGTAACATATTATTTGGCGATAAAGCCTATTTAATTGATCCAAGTATTTCTTATGCTCACCCAGAACAAGACTTAGCAATGTTAGATTTATTCGGAAGTCCCCTAGACTTCTTACATTTAAACATCTTATTAACTGAAATTGGAAGTGCACCCGACTTCCAAAATCGAATTCCTTTCTGGCAAATCTATCCCCTTCTCGTGCATGTAAATTTATTCGGAGGAAATTATATTCACCGAACAAAGGATGTAATTTCGCGTTTAGAAAAGATATAA
- a CDS encoding SH3 domain-containing protein translates to MKRIIPLLVLIQLIHFFSCKKKVDVSSFPKIGEFYIYKSDVPIYESPDRGKVIDRVKLGEKVEIVETNIPDKVKGFWYKSIHGENVGYIPLQEETNKNLVAFIYRKERGRITASSLRIRETPDLKGKVLGAVPKGTLVDILSQGLVYEKIDDKYDTWMKIHTDEGITGYSYAGYISKNLDPETDEVDAEPIKGYVEINEDPNYLVRPGGREVKDSDPAPCGYNMIGSLPQKGIIHKIEYKYIEDGTTYYKIEGGDDSHGCYESYRAWISEKQVLFVEDIYKYTLEHYGAKFDKAFLDVINENVNGQLNVKTLNIEPSTFKVKEPGYTFYTVHNAHMYYKYNGSYYYAGEGWGEYVDVDGDGTNEIISAGDCACMCSEARVIIWNGNKLEKIFEEYPQASLRWEVGKNFLTAIRSEDFSENSNGQETYYEIKNNQLLPLKKKPQI, encoded by the coding sequence ATGAAACGAATAATACCTTTGTTAGTCCTAATCCAATTGATACATTTTTTCTCTTGTAAAAAAAAAGTGGATGTTAGTTCTTTTCCCAAAATTGGTGAGTTTTATATTTATAAGTCGGATGTACCTATTTATGAAAGCCCAGATAGAGGAAAGGTTATTGATAGGGTTAAACTGGGAGAAAAAGTAGAAATTGTAGAAACTAATATACCTGATAAAGTAAAAGGATTTTGGTATAAATCTATCCATGGTGAGAATGTTGGTTATATACCTCTACAGGAGGAAACAAATAAAAACTTAGTTGCTTTTATATACCGAAAGGAACGCGGTCGAATCACTGCAAGCTCACTTCGTATACGGGAGACTCCTGATTTAAAAGGGAAAGTTTTAGGTGCTGTTCCGAAAGGAACGTTAGTTGATATCCTAAGCCAAGGTCTTGTATATGAAAAGATTGATGATAAATATGATACATGGATGAAAATTCATACAGATGAGGGGATAACAGGTTATAGCTACGCGGGTTATATCTCAAAAAACCTTGACCCAGAAACCGATGAAGTGGATGCAGAACCTATTAAAGGTTATGTCGAAATCAACGAAGATCCTAATTATTTAGTTAGACCCGGTGGAAGAGAAGTAAAGGATTCTGATCCCGCTCCCTGTGGATACAATATGATTGGCTCACTCCCACAAAAAGGAATCATTCATAAAATAGAATATAAATATATAGAAGATGGAACCACTTATTATAAAATTGAGGGTGGGGACGATTCTCACGGTTGTTATGAAAGTTACCGAGCATGGATTTCGGAAAAACAAGTGTTGTTCGTTGAGGATATTTATAAGTATACGCTGGAGCATTATGGGGCGAAGTTTGACAAAGCATTTTTAGATGTAATTAACGAAAATGTAAATGGACAATTGAATGTAAAAACTTTAAATATTGAGCCTTCTACTTTTAAAGTAAAAGAACCTGGATACACATTTTACACAGTTCACAATGCCCATATGTATTACAAATACAATGGTTCTTACTATTATGCAGGGGAAGGTTGGGGAGAATATGTAGATGTAGATGGCGATGGAACAAATGAAATTATTTCGGCTGGTGACTGTGCTTGTATGTGTAGTGAGGCTCGCGTAATTATCTGGAATGGTAACAAGTTAGAAAAAATATTCGAAGAATACCCGCAGGCAAGTTTACGATGGGAAGTCGGAAAAAATTTTCTTACAGCCATACGAAGTGAGGATTTTTCGGAAAATTCAAATGGTCAAGAGACCTATTACGAAATAAAAAATAACCAGTTACTTCCTCTCAAGAAGAAACCACAAATTTGA
- a CDS encoding ABC transporter permease, whose translation MNIISLITFRYIRGSRVFGLLSLKSRLSFIVMMVGVSLLIVVLSIFNGFQRQVKESLWSGGPHITIENTRGNGEIQKYERMVELLLQNPELKERIISMQGNITSHGLLQNNNTFVPVMIRAVPIPNEEDLVNNQVSNFPKLEYYNRDEVKDLNTKNLVVIGKEMSLLYNYNLGRGITLAVPSGSFNVSRGVELNISSFAVTGLFKTGYYNYDSKFIFMSLPTAQKFFKMRNSVNQITVKVKSLDDLQYCKQLILQTIGSADFDEDLTANSYYSVRTIAEEQANFLGALRMEKTIISNIVFLFIVLAALGMVATVYSLVRSKRKSIGTLKALGLPSSSILLIFTLNSMIIGLFASIIGGIIGIYYANNLESIIDGLSEVINTFGRVFNKGEWRDVKLVPKDIYYFDHLPVDIDISFIFMVTTAATILSGLAGYFPARWAANLDPVETIKND comes from the coding sequence ATGAATATTATTTCCCTGATCACCTTTCGTTATATTCGCGGTTCTCGCGTTTTTGGTCTTTTGTCCCTCAAATCCAGGCTTTCCTTTATCGTAATGATGGTAGGAGTATCGCTTTTGATTGTGGTTCTTTCTATTTTTAATGGATTTCAACGACAAGTGAAAGAATCTCTCTGGAGTGGCGGTCCTCATATTACGATCGAAAATACTCGTGGTAATGGAGAAATTCAAAAGTATGAAAGAATGGTTGAACTTCTTTTGCAAAATCCTGAACTCAAAGAAAGAATTATTTCGATGCAGGGAAATATTACAAGTCATGGACTTTTGCAAAATAATAATACTTTTGTCCCGGTTATGATTCGTGCAGTTCCAATCCCGAATGAAGAAGACCTTGTAAATAACCAAGTTTCGAATTTTCCTAAGTTAGAATATTATAATCGAGATGAAGTAAAGGATTTGAATACGAAAAACTTAGTTGTGATTGGAAAGGAAATGTCTCTCCTTTATAATTACAATCTTGGTCGCGGAATTACTCTCGCGGTTCCGAGTGGTAGTTTCAATGTTAGCCGTGGTGTAGAGTTAAATATTTCTTCTTTTGCAGTAACTGGACTCTTTAAAACTGGGTATTATAATTACGATTCCAAGTTTATATTCATGTCTCTTCCTACAGCTCAGAAATTTTTTAAAATGAGAAATTCCGTAAATCAAATTACGGTTAAAGTTAAATCTCTAGACGATTTACAATATTGCAAACAATTAATTTTACAGACCATTGGATCGGCAGATTTTGATGAAGATCTTACGGCTAATTCCTATTACTCGGTTCGGACGATAGCCGAAGAACAAGCAAACTTTTTGGGTGCGCTTCGTATGGAAAAAACAATTATATCCAATATAGTATTCTTATTTATTGTACTAGCCGCGTTGGGTATGGTTGCAACAGTTTATTCACTCGTTCGTTCTAAAAGAAAATCCATTGGAACTCTAAAAGCACTTGGACTTCCTTCTTCTTCGATACTATTAATTTTTACTTTAAACTCTATGATTATTGGGTTATTTGCTTCTATCATTGGTGGGATAATCGGTATATACTACGCAAATAATTTGGAATCAATTATTGATGGGCTTAGTGAAGTGATAAATACATTTGGTAGGGTTTTCAATAAGGGAGAATGGCGAGATGTCAAACTTGTTCCTAAAGATATCTATTATTTCGATCATCTTCCGGTCGATATAGATATCTCTTTTATCTTCATGGTAACAACTGCGGCAACCATTCTTTCTGGACTAGCTGGATATTTTCCTGCACGATGGGCAGCAAATTTAGATCCAGTAGAAACTATAAAAAATGATTAA